The window GCTGCTCGTTCGACGGTCCATGCTTTTGCTTGCTGCAGCAGTAGCTCAAGGCCATCGGCATGTTGGCGAAGAAATTCAAGATCGAACCGTTCAGCCTCATGCCACAAACGAATCATTGCCAACGCAATCGGTAAGTCCGCTCCAGGATACACCGGTACGTGCAAATCGATCTCGTGATCAGAAAAGGTCTTGATTGGATTGACCACCGCGATGAAGGCACCGTTCTTTTTCGCTTGCCGTAGCAATGGCACCAGATGAATGTTTGACGCTTTGGGATTCGCGCCCCAAATGATGATGCACTTGGCAAGCGGATAATCCTCAAAGGCCACGCCTGGCATGCGACCGTACATGTCTTTTGTGACCGCAGTCGATGGCGCAGCACACAAGGTCTTGGCCATGCGCGACGCTCCCAGCGTGGCGAAATAGAAGTCGTCCACAAACTCACCACCTAACAAACCATTCGAGCCACCATAGTGATATGGCAGGATCGCTTCACTCCCCCACTGCTGACTGATGGCTTTGAAACGGTTGGTGATCTCAGCGATAGCGTCATCCCATGAGATGCGGGCAAACTTCCCTTCACCTTTTTTACCTGTGCGTCGCATCGGATAGAGTAATCGATCTTCGTGATACACACGCCGCGCAAAGTGCGAGACTTTGTCACAGATAAAGCCATTGGTCGTCGGATGATCGGTCGTGCCGCGAATGCGCGCAACCCTGCCGTCGGTGACCGTGACCTCCAGCCCGCAGGTATCCGGGCAATCCATCGTGCAAGTGGTGTGAATAGTTTGAGTGGGCATGACCTCTCTCTTTTTTATAAATCGGAGAATCGGAGAGGGGGAGAATCGGAGAAAAAGCAAAGCCAGGTTTTTCTCTCCGTTTCACCGATTCCCCGTTTCACCGATTCTTTTTTCGTATGAGCCTTTTCGCCCGTGCCGTCTTGTAGTTATCTCGCTGGCATATGTTCCTTGAACCACGCATTGGTCTGCTTCACAACTTGTGCAAACCCCTCGCCGCGATAGACATCTTCGTGGATCATATTTTCTAACACGACCAGTTTCTTTGGATGGCGCGCTTTGGCGTACATGCTCTGTGCTTCATACAACGGTACGAGTTTGTCTTTGTCGGTATGGATCCACAGAATCGCGCGTGGAGAGATGCGATCAGCCACTGTTTCAGGCTTGAACTCCATGATGTCAACCATGGACTCAAACGTCACTTCCGGTCGCCATTGCGGAAAGGCTTTCTGTGCTCTTTCGAGATCAGCGACGACATCAGGATCACGTGCCATCATACGTGCGGTTTGCATGTAGGTGACATTGCCGCTCGCGACAAACTCGGCCTTGGCTTTCTGCACCTTGGACATAAAGGCATCAAAGTTTGGACCCATGCGAAACTGCCGTTCGCAGTCGCCAGGACCAACGACAGCGACAGTGCACTTCGCGCGTTCATCAACGCCAGCCGTATAGACGACATTGGCACAGCCAAAGCTGGTGCCATAGAGACCGATACGATCGGGATTCACTTCTGGCAGACCCTGCATGTAAGTGATGGCATTGCGAATATCCGCCACTTGCGCCATCGGAATCAGGCGACAGCGAGGTTCGCCACCGCTCTCACCGAAATAGCGATAATCGAAGTTCAGCGTGACATAACCTTCTGCCTGCAGTCGTTTGGCATTCTCTGGCAGATACATTTCCTTCACACCCGTAAAACCATGACAGAAGATCACCGCACCACGTTTGTCGCCAGATTTGTAATCGTCTGGTAGTCCGAGAATGCCAACACACGGTGTGCCTTCGCTATAGAATGTGACTTTGCGGTCCATGGATTCCTCCTTTCTTAGCGCTCAGCTATCAGCTATCAGCAAAAGGGTCTGAGGCTCATGGCTAAGGGCTACAGGAAAAAGGACCAAGCCTTCAGCTTCTTTCCCGTTTCGCCCGTTCGCCCATTCCCCCATTCAGTGCTCGCCTACGCGCCGCGCAGACCGCCACTCTTGTCTTTTGGAGACAGGCTTGCAGTTGCGCTGGGCCGTGCAGCAACACGATCAAACCAAGCTGTGAGGTTCTTCAAGCTGGGATTGATGGTTTGGCCAACACCAGCACCAAAGTCGAGCGCAGAGAAGAGAATAATATCGGTCAGGGTGAAGCGGTTGCCGACAATGAACTGTTTCCCTTCCATAAGCTTATCGAGCCATGCAAGCTTTTCCTGCACGATCGCTTTGAGCCCTGGTGCGGCCTCGGGCAAACAGTGCATGCGATCTTGAAATATTTTGATCCCTTCGGCGTAACGAAAGCCGTTATACAAATGTTCAGTGATATTGAGTTCGATTCGTCTCTGCCACATGCGGGTTTCGGCCCGTTCTTCAGCCGTTGTGCCGACCAGAGCCGGTGTCGGGTTCTTCTCTTCGAGATACTCACAAATTGCGACTGTCTCAGCGAGGGTGGTGCTGTTGTCGAGTTCAAGCGCGGGCATCTGCCCACCGGGGTTTTTGTCGGTATAAGGCGGCTTACGGTTCTCGCCTGCCAGGAGATTGATCTCAGCAAATGGAATGGAAATCCCTTTTTCGGCCATGAACATGCGTACGCAGCGCGGATTGGGGCCAACTGAATTAATAAATTTCATAAGTTTTTCCTCCTCTTAGATAGCTGGTTCGCCCGCTGAACTTTTCCTATCTATCCGGCCTTCTGGGGTGGTGCAACCGCGGCAAATTCATACCGAAAAAATACAACTTTCATACAACTTGCTTACAACTTCGTTGGCGAACTGCGCTATAGGCATCCTAGTAGTCAGTCCTGTTGATTCTGCGGGGTGAACGTAGCGGCGTCATTCCCGCGAAAGCGGGAATCCAGGGAGGGTAAGTCATGGCCTAGTGTTCGGCAATTGATCGAGCGACAGATTGGGCAGCTTTCTCGCGAAGAGAAGCAAGTCGTTGAGGTTGCCAGTGTCGTTGGCTACGAGTTCTCGGCTGCGCCCATTGCTGCCGTCCTCGATCTGCCAGTGACGACTGTAGAAACATATTGTGATGACCTCGTACGACGTGGCCGAATGCTGTCCGCTCCCGCAGTTCCGGTGGTGTCAGAGGATCCCACCGTCGGCTACTACAGTTTTCGCCATGCGCTCTACCAGGCGGTGTTGTACGACAGTCTCATACCGGGACGACGGTTGCGCTTGCATAGCCGGATAGGAACCAGTGAAGAGCAGCGCTACGGGGAACGCGCACGTGAATATGCCGCGATCTTGGCCCATCATTTTGAGGAGGGACGAGACTATCCACGCGCAGTCGAGTACTTGCGCTTTGCTGCTCAGCAATCTCTGCAACGCTTTGCTGCCCGCGAAGCCGGGGTGTATTACCAGCGCGCGTTGACCCTTCTCGCGTATACTCCCGAGTCCACAGAGCGCAGCGAGAACGAAATGCGTTTGCAGCTTGCGCTGGGGCGGACGCTGATGGGAACTAAGGGCTATGCCGATCCTGCGGTGGAAATCGCGTTCTCTCGCGTACGGGAACTCAATCTGCGGATGGGAGTGAGTACACTGCAATTCGCTGCCCTTGCCGGACTGTGGGGATTCTACTTCATGCGTGCCAACCTGAAGATTGCTGAGGACCTGGCGCAGCAGCTTGTCCATCAGGCAATGCAAGACGATGAGGTGATGACGCGGACAGAAGCCTATTTTGCCGTTGGCAGTACCGCTCTGTATTCCGGTGAGGTGCAGAAAGCGAGACAAGCGTTCGAGACTGGCGCCGAGCTTTCGAGTGCACAACCGGAACAGGCGCTAGCTGCGCGGGTCGTGCAACACCCAGGCGCGGCAAGTGCGTCATATCTGGCATGGACTTTGTGGTTCCTCGGCTTTCCCGAACAGTCCCTACAATGCAACCAGGGTGCATTGCAGCGAGCGCAACACCTGGCGCATCCCTTTACGCAAGCGGTTGCCATTGATCTGGCCGTGACCCTGCATCAATGTCGTCATGAGCTTGAGTCGCTTCAAGCGCATGCCCTTGAGTTGGAACAGATTGCTATCAAGCATGAATATCCATTGTGGTTGATGACCAGTCGGATCGGACAAGGGTGGGTATTGGTGCAGCAGGGACAGCACGAAAAGGGATTGACGCAAATGCAGTATGGCATCGCCGCAATGCGTCAGGCTGGCGCTGCTGTCTCGCTCACCTACTATCTGACGATCCTGGCTGAAGCCCAAAGTCTTGCTGGGCAATGGCAAGAGGGATTGACCTCGCTTGCTGAAGCCATGCAGTTGGTTCAGCAACACGGGGAACACTTTTATGAGGCAGAGATTTATCGGGTGAAAGGTGAGCTCCTGCTAGCGCAGCAAAGCAAAAGGAAAAACTCAAAAGGTCGATGAGGCTAATGGCTGGAGGCTAGGGGCTGATTCCCCCTTCCCACAAGCCCCAAGCCTCCAGCCGCTAGTCCCAAATGGGGAAGAGGTGGTGGAGAGGCATTTTCTCCAAGCCCTCGATATTGCCCGACAGCAGCAGATGAAGATGTTGGAACTCCGAGCCGCTGTCAGCCTGGCAAAGCTCTGGTCTCACCAGAAAAAAAACGTGGAAGCCTACAAATTGTTATCTGAAGTCTACGGTTGGTTTAGCGAAGGCTTCGCGATCAAGGATTTGCAAGATGCGAAAGCGCTGCTCGACGTTCTGCGGGAAGGGTGAGGGCGTGACAGTCAGCGAGCTTTCTTCCTCTGCCTTCTTCACCCAGAGTGAGCTTCAGCTTCAGTCGTTTTGATGGGCAGACGACGTATTCCCAATGGCAGCATAAGCACGGCACTCAGGATCGTTGCTGGGATAAGAATTGTGAGCGCGAGGTGGTACGAGCCGGTCGCATCAAAAGTCTTCCCCATGAGGAGTGGGCCAAGCATGCCACCAAACGCGAACGCCCCATAGATCCACCCAAAAATTCTGCCGAATGAGGCTAGGCCAAAGTGCTGGGCAATGAGGTACGGCATCAGGTCGGTTTCTGCGCCAAAACCAAGTCCGATCATCGCTGCGAAGATGAGGGCCTGGGGTAGTTCATCGGCTCCGAACCCAGCAATTAACCCAATCACAACCCCAAGAAAAAGTCCGGCAGAGACGAGATGAGCCGGGAAACGGTCAACCAGATACCCGGCGATGATTCTTCCCAGAACCCCCATTGCTGAGAGGACCATGAGCGCGGTTGCCGCTTGTTGCGGTGAGAGTCCTTTATCTGTCAGTAGGGGCGCAAAGTGGGTGATGGCAGCGTGTGAGACCGCGCTGAGCAGCGCAAAGCTGACTGCCATACACCAAAACGACAGCGTTTTACGCGCTTCGGTGACGGTCATACTATGACCGGAAGCATGAGAATCGATGGTTGGCGATTTTTCTGTTCCTCCCTCGCCGAAAGGTTGTAATCCTTTCTGCTCGGGACGATCCATAAGAAGAAAGGCAGATATCGGTAGGGCAACGCACCAAATAATCACACCAAGTGTGACGTATGCCCAGCGCCAACCATAGGTGAGGATAATATGGGTGACCAGGGGCGGAGCATACATGCCGCCGAGAAACACGCCAGTGCCCATGAACCCGAGGGCAAGGCCACGTTGCTGGCTAAACCACCGCGAGATGATGGTCGCAAACGGAAGGGAAGTGAGACTTGCCCCCCCAAACGCTGTCAACAGATAGATACCGTAGAACTGCCACAGGGAGTTCGACAAAAACCAGAATGAGCAGAACCCTGCGCCAAAGATGACTGCGCCACTCATGATGACCACACGCGGGCCAAGGCGGTCGATGAGAATCCCAAGGAGCGGGGCGTAAAAAGCAATGATGAACGCGACCAGAGAGAAGCCGAACGAAATGTCACCGCGACTCCAGCCGAACGTCTCAGCTAATGGTTTGACGAAAATACTGAACGTTCCGGTGATGAGAATCGGCCCTGCTGCCATGGCCAGGCAACAGAACAAGGCCATCCACCAACCGTAGAATATGCTGGGCGACGGTGTTGTATTCATAAGCGCCCTCATTGTTGACGATCATCAGAATCCCAGCGCTTTTGCTGCCATGTTCAAAACGACTGGAACTGAATACGTCGTACGAGCTAAGCGTAAATCCTTACTTTTTCCTTCGGCAAATAATCCTGAGGCACTGAGCCAGAACGCGGTACTGCGCATCATGTAGAGGATTTCGTAGTAGCGGCAGGCGTCGAAGTCAATGGTGAGCTCCGTAAGCTGCTGATATGTGTCAATGAAAAAGTCGCGTTCGACAACACACGAGAGCAACGGTGACCCCTCGCGGTTCAGGTCAGAAAGGACATAGGCGACGTCGTACATTGGATCGCCTATCACCTGCAGTTCCCAATCAATGATGGCCGAAATAAGATCATCTTTGATCATGAGGTTACCGGTACGATAGGCGCCGTGGACAAATGCAAGGCGTTGTGTTTTTGGCGCATTGGCTTTGAGCCACATGAGCACTTCGGTCAGCACCGGCTCGGGCTTGCGCAACGACCGCTGAATAAGCGACTCCCACTTTGCGACTTCCCGCAGGGCGAAGTCGTTGCCTGGTCCCGGGACGCCGATAAAGTCGAGGCCTGCGGCGCGCCAATCGAGATTGTGCAAGGAAGCCAGTGCTTCGATGAAACTCCGTGGCAGCTTCCCGCGTTTTGCAGCCTCAGCGTAATACTGTTTGCCGACTTTCGACCACGGATTAGTCGCTTCGCCTGGGACTTTTTCCATAATGAAGAACGGGCCACCGAGCAGAGACGGGTCTTCTTCAAACCAATAGACCTTTGGCGTTGGTGCGGGTGTCGGTTCAAGCGCTTGCAGGACGCGATACTGTTCCTTCAAGTCAGACAGCGTGCGCAACAGACCAGAGCCTGGATCCTTACGCAGGCAGAAGCCTTGGGTCTTTTCTTGCCCATTTTCTTTCCACTGGGCATCGAAGACGTAGATCTCATGTGACCAGCCGACAGCAGTTTGCACAAACTGTGACAGTGATAGATTTTTGGCGCTTGGCACCTTTTTATAGAGATAGGAAACGATTTTGTCTTGGGTTGATTCAGCCATAGCGTTATCCGCGTTTCGTGGTGCGTAAAACGTGGTGTGGAATCGCCTCTCTTTATCTCACGCAACACGCAATACGTTTCATTCTGTAGTGCCCGCTATTTTCAACTCCTGATCCAACAACTGTCGCAACGCTGCGCGCACTTTTTGATTGGCAGTTGCAAAAGCCTCTGGTCCAAGCCGCTCTTTTTCGTTGTACAGCCATTCGATCAGTCGGCATAAGCGCGCTTCGTAATCAGTTTCACTGGCTGATGATGGAGTTTTGTCGGCAAGGAAAGCAGAGAGGTCATGGAACAGCCTGTTTAGTGTCTGTTGTTTTTCTTGGTCAATATCGCGGCGTTCTTCGACTTGGCGTGAAACAAATTCAAGGATCACCGCAGCCATGTACGCCTGAGATTTTGGATACGGATCGGCAATGGCTGGTGCAACAACGTTGCGCAGCGAAGCAATAACTTCTTTGAATAAGTGATGTGCGGTCAACATGGGAAGATGTCATACGGGAAAGAGCACAGCGTTGTCAAATACGGACAATCTTTACTTTTTCCTTTGACAGGACAAAGCAAGAAGGGGTATAAGTCATCGCGTTCTTCGTCAGGAGGACTGGAGGGAAACTATGAGCATAAAGGGAAAAGCCGCAATCGCTGGGATCGCTGAGTTACGTCCACAGCGTGACGCTGAAGGGCGCACCCCTCTCGGCATGATGGCACAGGTGGCGAGAGAAGCTATCGCAGATGCAGGACTAGAGAAAAAAGATATCGATGGATTGCTTACTGGCTGGGCCATTGGTGAGTACAGCATCTTGTGGCCGTCGGTTATTGCTGAGTACCTCCGCCTGCAGCCGAGGTATTTTAATCAAGTTGAGCTGGGGGGAGCTTCTGCTGCGGGCATGGCGTGGCGTGCGGCTGCAGCAATTGATGCAGGCATGTGCTCGACCGTCCTGTGTGTTGTGGCTGACACGCGAGGGGTGACGACACCTGGTCGTAAAATGCCGCCGTTTCCACCTAATGATGCAGAGTTTGATGCTCCCTATGGGCTCATCGCTGCCAATCCAGGGTATGCGTTGATTGCGCGACGACACATGGCGGAGTTTGGTACGACCCCACAACAGATGGCCAAAGTGGCGGTCGATCAGCGCAAGAACGCATGCAAGAACCCGCTGGCAATGTTTGGCAGTAAAGAAATTACCGTTGATGACGTATTGAATTCGCGCATGATTGTCGATCCGTTGCATTTACTGGAGATCGTGAGTCCCTGCGCGGGTGGCGCCGCGTTCATCGTAACATCTGCAGACCGCGCCAAACATGGTCCTCAGCGCCCTGTGTATTTGCTTGGGGCAGGAGAAGCGGGTGGTCACTGCAGTATCACCAACGCAAAGAGCTTGACGACCTCGCTGGTGAAACCCGCAGCCGAGTCCGCGTTTAAAATGGCGGGCCTGGCGCCCAAAGACATGCACTTTGTCCAACCGTACGATTGCTACACCATCACTGTGATTGTAACCCTTGAAGACGCTGGCTTCTGTAAGAAAGGCGAGGGCGGGCGTTTCGTTGAAGAGCACGACCTGTCATATAAAGGCGACCTTCCTTGTAACACACACGGTGGGCAACTGTCGTTCGGGCAGCCTGGTCTCGCTGGCGGCATGAGTCACGTCATTGAGGGAGTGCGCCAACTGATGGGACGTGGTGGCGAGCGGCAGGTCAAGAATGCCACTATCGGTTATGTGAACGGGAATGGTGGCATCATGAGTGAACAGTGCAGTTTAGTGTTGGGAGTGCAGTAGAAGCCTTCAGCTATTAGCTATCGGCTTTCAGCCAGAGCGCTTCGCCTCTTCCGTGTGGCTGACCGCTGAAAGCTGACCGCCTTTCAGGAGGAGATATGGCTCAGTATAAAAAACCGCTGCCGCAACCGACTCCGGTGTCTAAACCGTTTTGGGATGCGGCCAAGCGACATGAATTACAAATCCAACATTGCAACAAATGCAACACTCATGTGTTCTATCCACGGGAAGTATGTCCAGAATGTTTAGCGCCGGATTTGCAATGGGTGAAAGTGTCTGGGAAAGGGACGCTCTATTCGTATACGATTGCTCAGGCTCCCACACATCACTCATTTGCCGAAGAGGTGCCGTATGTGATTGCGATCGTTGAGCTGGCGGAGGGGCCTCATCTGACGACGAACATCACAGGTTGTTCTCCTGAAACACTGAAGGTCGGGATGCCTGTGGTGGCTGCTTTTGAGGATGTGACGCCGGAGAGGACACTCGTGAAATTTCGTCCAGCGTGATGGGGAGAAAGCTGAGAGGCAAAGGTCCTAGAGAAACTGCAGGAAAAGGACCGCCCCTTGCTTGTACTGACGACTGTGCAGAGAGATAATAGGCACTACCTCTCTGCATGTTGCCCGTAAGCGTGAGTAAGGAGATATCGATATGAAAACTCGTACGCCGGTTCATTGGCTGTTCGTGGCTGCCTTACTCTTTGTTGGCGTTCCACCGCTTACGGTGCAAGGTGCTCAACCAGAGGTGATGC of the Deltaproteobacteria bacterium genome contains:
- a CDS encoding alpha/beta hydrolase encodes the protein MDRKVTFYSEGTPCVGILGLPDDYKSGDKRGAVIFCHGFTGVKEMYLPENAKRLQAEGYVTLNFDYRYFGESGGEPRCRLIPMAQVADIRNAITYMQGLPEVNPDRIGLYGTSFGCANVVYTAGVDERAKCTVAVVGPGDCERQFRMGPNFDAFMSKVQKAKAEFVASGNVTYMQTARMMARDPDVVADLERAQKAFPQWRPEVTFESMVDIMEFKPETVADRISPRAILWIHTDKDKLVPLYEAQSMYAKARHPKKLVVLENMIHEDVYRGEGFAQVVKQTNAWFKEHMPAR
- a CDS encoding glutathione S-transferase family protein — encoded protein: MKFINSVGPNPRCVRMFMAEKGISIPFAEINLLAGENRKPPYTDKNPGGQMPALELDNSTTLAETVAICEYLEEKNPTPALVGTTAEERAETRMWQRRIELNITEHLYNGFRYAEGIKIFQDRMHCLPEAAPGLKAIVQEKLAWLDKLMEGKQFIVGNRFTLTDIILFSALDFGAGVGQTINPSLKNLTAWFDRVAARPSATASLSPKDKSGGLRGA
- a CDS encoding MFS transporter, whose amino-acid sequence is MRALMNTTPSPSIFYGWWMALFCCLAMAAGPILITGTFSIFVKPLAETFGWSRGDISFGFSLVAFIIAFYAPLLGILIDRLGPRVVIMSGAVIFGAGFCSFWFLSNSLWQFYGIYLLTAFGGASLTSLPFATIISRWFSQQRGLALGFMGTGVFLGGMYAPPLVTHIILTYGWRWAYVTLGVIIWCVALPISAFLLMDRPEQKGLQPFGEGGTEKSPTIDSHASGHSMTVTEARKTLSFWCMAVSFALLSAVSHAAITHFAPLLTDKGLSPQQAATALMVLSAMGVLGRIIAGYLVDRFPAHLVSAGLFLGVVIGLIAGFGADELPQALIFAAMIGLGFGAETDLMPYLIAQHFGLASFGRIFGWIYGAFAFGGMLGPLLMGKTFDATGSYHLALTILIPATILSAVLMLPLGIRRLPIKTTEAEAHSG
- a CDS encoding phosphotransferase family protein, with product MAESTQDKIVSYLYKKVPSAKNLSLSQFVQTAVGWSHEIYVFDAQWKENGQEKTQGFCLRKDPGSGLLRTLSDLKEQYRVLQALEPTPAPTPKVYWFEEDPSLLGGPFFIMEKVPGEATNPWSKVGKQYYAEAAKRGKLPRSFIEALASLHNLDWRAAGLDFIGVPGPGNDFALREVAKWESLIQRSLRKPEPVLTEVLMWLKANAPKTQRLAFVHGAYRTGNLMIKDDLISAIIDWELQVIGDPMYDVAYVLSDLNREGSPLLSCVVERDFFIDTYQQLTELTIDFDACRYYEILYMMRSTAFWLSASGLFAEGKSKDLRLARTTYSVPVVLNMAAKALGF
- a CDS encoding thiolase family protein, yielding MSIKGKAAIAGIAELRPQRDAEGRTPLGMMAQVAREAIADAGLEKKDIDGLLTGWAIGEYSILWPSVIAEYLRLQPRYFNQVELGGASAAGMAWRAAAAIDAGMCSTVLCVVADTRGVTTPGRKMPPFPPNDAEFDAPYGLIAANPGYALIARRHMAEFGTTPQQMAKVAVDQRKNACKNPLAMFGSKEITVDDVLNSRMIVDPLHLLEIVSPCAGGAAFIVTSADRAKHGPQRPVYLLGAGEAGGHCSITNAKSLTTSLVKPAAESAFKMAGLAPKDMHFVQPYDCYTITVIVTLEDAGFCKKGEGGRFVEEHDLSYKGDLPCNTHGGQLSFGQPGLAGGMSHVIEGVRQLMGRGGERQVKNATIGYVNGNGGIMSEQCSLVLGVQ
- a CDS encoding Zn-ribbon domain-containing OB-fold protein translates to MAQYKKPLPQPTPVSKPFWDAAKRHELQIQHCNKCNTHVFYPREVCPECLAPDLQWVKVSGKGTLYSYTIAQAPTHHSFAEEVPYVIAIVELAEGPHLTTNITGCSPETLKVGMPVVAAFEDVTPERTLVKFRPA